In Tolypothrix sp. NIES-4075, the following proteins share a genomic window:
- a CDS encoding HAMP domain-containing hybrid sensor histidine kinase/response regulator codes for MRNWNLSTKIIASYSVLIAVMAGTLASGMYWQLYSSQRQAIRNRLLAIVSLAVPQIDSDYHGLIVKQGDRTSAFYKINQDRLAAIQATSKDIKRIYTVRQQPNKKFVYVLSYDPADQGKTVLIGMDYIKLLDDLDAAVARNAPFVEQEFHQTTNGETLLYGYAPITNLQGRVNGFLVVELDASSVVRQEIWAAGFALVTFFAVLLLTLVVVRWLSRSLIVLPVLQLNTAAKQLATGNWNASLANARTDELGELAASFNSMASQLQTSFATLEQKVEERTLELAEAKEKADTANLAKSEFLANMSHELRTPLNGILGYAQILQNGEPLTERAKKGMDIISQCGNHLLNLINDVLDLAKIEARKMELYPGDVYFPAFIEGIAEMMRVRASQKGIPFTYEPDSDLPTGITVDEKRLRQVLINLLGNAIKFTDQGGVTFRVKTHKLETATYEKAGEQGEGSRGEAKSDGVGLSGACGVEASTNGEKEPGGFHPQEVRFVPDDRRVTPSSPFAKCKVPPASYQIRFEVEDTGVGISPSGLTKIFQPFEQVGDVKKQAEGTGLGLAISQQIVSLMGSTLNVESQIGKGSTFWFEVKLPKAKEWATSLRTTQQGKIVGFKGSQRLVLVVDDRWENRSVLVSLLEPLGFAVIDVSNGREGLAKANQMCPDLIITDLMMPEMDGYEMLRQLRQIPELKDVPAIASSASVFESNQNQSIAAGADAFLPKPVEAQALLKLLEKYLNLEWIYEETTLAVEPMTVNSQEESSSTPEEIVPPTDEVLAQLHTLALQGRLMAIEQQLKTLEKADEKYQPFIQQVRQYADNFQTEKIRTFIEQYLANAKS; via the coding sequence GTGCGAAATTGGAACCTCAGCACAAAAATTATTGCTTCCTATTCAGTGCTAATCGCAGTGATGGCTGGGACATTGGCTTCGGGGATGTACTGGCAGTTGTACTCTAGTCAACGGCAGGCAATCCGTAATCGTCTTTTGGCGATTGTCAGTCTGGCAGTTCCACAAATCGACAGCGATTATCACGGATTGATTGTCAAACAAGGCGATCGCACCTCAGCGTTTTACAAAATTAATCAAGATAGACTTGCAGCCATTCAAGCAACCAGTAAAGATATCAAGCGTATTTATACAGTACGCCAGCAACCTAATAAAAAGTTTGTCTATGTCTTAAGCTACGACCCTGCCGATCAAGGCAAAACTGTATTGATTGGCATGGATTACATCAAGCTATTAGATGATTTGGATGCAGCCGTTGCCCGCAATGCACCGTTTGTTGAGCAGGAATTTCACCAAACTACAAATGGCGAAACCCTTCTCTACGGCTATGCCCCAATTACCAATCTCCAGGGTCGGGTTAATGGATTCTTAGTGGTTGAACTGGACGCAAGTTCTGTAGTGCGCCAGGAAATTTGGGCTGCCGGATTTGCTCTGGTGACTTTTTTCGCGGTGTTGTTGCTGACCCTAGTTGTAGTGCGTTGGCTGTCGCGATCGCTGATAGTGCTACCAGTATTACAACTTAATACGGCAGCCAAGCAATTGGCAACAGGGAACTGGAATGCTAGTCTAGCTAACGCTCGCACCGATGAACTTGGAGAATTAGCCGCATCTTTTAATAGCATGGCAAGTCAGTTGCAAACCTCTTTTGCCACCTTAGAACAAAAGGTAGAAGAACGGACGCTAGAACTAGCAGAAGCAAAAGAGAAAGCTGATACTGCAAACCTTGCCAAGAGCGAGTTTCTCGCTAACATGAGCCATGAACTGCGGACACCGCTCAATGGCATCCTTGGCTATGCCCAAATTCTCCAAAACGGCGAACCCTTAACAGAACGAGCTAAAAAAGGTATGGATATCATTTCTCAGTGCGGCAATCATTTGCTCAATCTGATCAATGATGTGCTTGACCTGGCTAAAATCGAAGCCCGCAAAATGGAATTATATCCTGGCGATGTTTATTTCCCAGCGTTTATTGAAGGTATTGCAGAGATGATGCGTGTTCGCGCTAGCCAAAAAGGAATTCCCTTCACCTATGAACCTGATTCTGATTTACCCACTGGGATTACAGTTGATGAAAAACGCCTGCGCCAGGTGTTGATTAATTTGTTGGGCAATGCCATTAAGTTTACTGACCAAGGCGGGGTTACGTTTCGCGTTAAAACTCACAAATTGGAAACTGCAACCTATGAAAAAGCAGGGGAGCAGGGAGAAGGGAGCAGGGGAGAAGCTAAGAGCGATGGGGTCGGACTAAGTGGAGCATGTGGCGTTGAGGCTTCAACCAACGGAGAAAAAGAGCCGGGGGGCTTTCACCCACAAGAGGTGAGGTTTGTACCGGACGACCGCAGGGTAACTCCATCTTCCCCTTTTGCAAAGTGCAAAGTGCCCCCTGCTTCTTATCAAATTCGCTTTGAGGTTGAAGATACAGGGGTCGGTATATCGCCAAGCGGACTTACCAAAATTTTCCAACCCTTTGAGCAAGTAGGTGATGTAAAAAAACAAGCAGAAGGCACTGGACTAGGACTAGCAATCAGTCAGCAAATCGTTAGTCTTATGGGTAGCACCCTAAATGTGGAAAGCCAGATTGGAAAAGGTAGCACCTTCTGGTTTGAGGTCAAACTTCCTAAAGCCAAAGAATGGGCAACAAGTCTGCGAACAACCCAGCAAGGCAAGATTGTCGGATTTAAAGGCAGCCAGCGTCTGGTGTTGGTAGTGGATGACCGTTGGGAGAATCGATCAGTTTTGGTTAGTTTACTGGAACCTTTGGGTTTTGCAGTCATTGATGTCAGCAATGGTCGAGAAGGATTAGCAAAGGCGAACCAGATGTGTCCCGATCTGATTATTACAGACTTGATGATGCCAGAGATGGATGGCTACGAGATGCTGCGACAGTTACGACAGATTCCTGAGTTGAAAGATGTTCCGGCGATCGCCTCTTCAGCTAGTGTATTTGAAAGTAACCAGAATCAGAGCATTGCCGCAGGAGCTGATGCTTTTTTGCCCAAGCCTGTAGAAGCCCAAGCGTTGCTGAAGTTGTTGGAGAAATACCTAAATCTGGAATGGATTTATGAAGAAACCACTCTTGCTGTAGAGCCAATGACAGTTAACTCACAGGAGGAGTCTTCATCCACCCCAGAAGAGATCGTTCCCCCAACCGATGAAGTTTTGGCGCAGTTACACACATTGGCGTTGCAGGGACGCTTGATGGCGATAGAGCAACAGCTAAAAACCTTGGAAAAAGCTGATGAGAAGTATCAGCCGTTTATTCAACAAGTGCGTCAATATGCAGATAATTTCCAGACTGAAAAGATCCGAACATTTATTGAACAGTATCTCGCTAATGCTAAAAGCTAA
- a CDS encoding ABC transporter substrate-binding protein: MSNWQNFHSLLQRVRYSLIFLAALWLSLGVPGCSFSPPNSQISASPQSTQINPTAQRFDGVTINVITQKGVLDVALNRHIGNFESLTGAKVNMVAFPFGDLYKKLQQDWSSRTPKYDMAVILSKWLIDFINTNDLEDLTNRVQSDFALQWQDIAPIFRDVSASYKQRIYAIPLDGDFHMVYYRSDLLKNAGLTPPTTWDDYLAIAKQFHGKDLNNDGKPDYGSCMAKGRRFGGYLLFTSIASSFLQSQGTTQGGFFDLETMKPLVENPAFAKALNIYKKTMQYGPPNEANLGIFEERRLFTSGRCALTLEWGDIGTLAINPATSKVIDKVGAVVTPGSTQVLDRKTGTLVACDKFTCPYAIAGVNHAPFTAFVGWAGVVHAKAAPTVKDAAYAFLSYMSQPAQANVDVTIGKTGANPYRISQVKTIDTWVKAGMSPDAANNYLSAMGVSLNTPNIVLDLRIPHNQQYQLEVLDAVLADFLAGKLTTEEVMQQIEHKWEQITNQVGRESQRAAYRASLGLTP, translated from the coding sequence ATGTCTAATTGGCAAAACTTTCACTCTCTGTTGCAGCGAGTTCGATATAGTCTGATTTTCCTGGCTGCCTTGTGGTTGAGCTTAGGGGTTCCGGGTTGCAGTTTCTCCCCACCCAATTCTCAAATCTCTGCATCGCCCCAGTCTACCCAGATCAACCCCACTGCACAACGCTTTGACGGTGTGACGATTAACGTCATTACCCAAAAAGGGGTACTCGATGTTGCACTTAATCGGCACATCGGTAACTTTGAATCTCTGACTGGCGCAAAAGTCAATATGGTAGCTTTTCCGTTTGGAGACCTCTACAAGAAACTGCAACAGGACTGGTCGAGCCGCACTCCTAAATACGATATGGCAGTGATTCTTTCTAAATGGTTGATTGACTTTATCAATACCAACGATCTAGAAGATTTAACCAATCGCGTTCAGTCTGACTTTGCCTTGCAATGGCAAGATATTGCTCCCATCTTTCGGGATGTGAGTGCAAGCTATAAACAACGGATTTACGCGATACCGTTGGATGGTGATTTTCATATGGTGTACTATCGCAGCGATCTCCTAAAAAACGCGGGATTAACGCCACCGACAACCTGGGACGATTATCTGGCTATTGCCAAACAGTTTCACGGCAAAGACTTAAATAATGATGGGAAACCGGATTACGGCTCTTGTATGGCAAAGGGTCGTCGCTTTGGCGGTTACTTGCTGTTTACCTCAATTGCTAGTTCTTTCCTGCAATCTCAGGGAACGACACAAGGAGGATTTTTTGACCTGGAAACCATGAAACCCCTGGTTGAGAATCCAGCGTTTGCTAAGGCGCTAAATATCTATAAAAAAACGATGCAGTATGGTCCGCCCAACGAAGCAAACTTGGGTATCTTTGAAGAAAGACGACTATTTACGAGCGGCAGATGCGCCTTGACCCTTGAATGGGGAGATATTGGCACATTAGCGATCAATCCGGCTACGTCTAAAGTGATTGACAAAGTAGGCGCTGTTGTGACTCCGGGCAGCACTCAGGTACTCGATCGCAAAACAGGGACATTGGTTGCTTGCGATAAGTTCACCTGTCCCTATGCCATTGCTGGGGTCAATCATGCGCCTTTTACTGCCTTCGTAGGTTGGGCAGGCGTTGTCCATGCAAAGGCAGCACCAACAGTCAAGGATGCCGCTTATGCATTCCTTTCCTATATGAGTCAGCCTGCTCAGGCAAATGTAGATGTCACAATTGGCAAGACAGGTGCCAACCCTTACCGGATTTCTCAAGTTAAAACCATTGATACCTGGGTCAAAGCAGGGATGTCGCCCGATGCTGCCAACAACTATTTAAGTGCGATGGGTGTCAGCCTGAATACTCCAAACATTGTTTTGGATCTCAGGATTCCTCATAACCAGCAATATCAACTGGAAGTCCTAGATGCTGTTCTCGCCGATTTCTTAGCAGGCAAACTCACGACAGAGGAAGTAATGCAGCAGATTGAACACAAATGGGAGCAGATTACCAACCAAGTGGGGCGCGAGTCTCAACGCGCAGCCTACCGCGCTAGCCTTGGGCTAACCCCATAA
- a CDS encoding ATP-binding protein yields MTLHLFGDFIQHHREALSAAILTLKDSYRLGMETGDFQGASYSIVGYSNMRFYSGVELDTCEAELAAYSNALAQVKQYSAQVYLDMTWQAVKNFRETRILSDCLIGTAYDETVMLPKHHQNNELTAIGEIYIHKLLLAYLWGNYAAAYEHIAQTKPYLMALPGLINLPIFHFYAALTHLALFPTQPEHKQAEILAVAQTHQTTLHQWAQNAPMNHLHKWYLVEAERHRVLGEKIAAIECYDRAITLAQDNQFVNEEALANELAAKFYLDWGKEQFAQVHITNAYYCYARWGALAKVSHLEKSYPQLLQPILQQQRLNLKHDETIAFGGTYSSTRTNSIDSTSFYHVIDFTSVLKAAQAISSSLELDTLIASLTRIILENSGAKKSVLLLPQDEDIWQVRAITYIDQSNEETDIKNIITPQLLDNCQDIPVKLIHYVKNTQQTVVIDQLQTEIGGVIGKYMLEHQPKSVLCTPILNQGNLVGILYLENQLTSGVFTRDRLSIINLLCTQAAISLENARLYTNLHYSEARFQRLAENAPGMIYQFQLSPDGLARFNYVSTGCYEIYEISPEQAVADASSLRSLTHPEDMARYQESITISAQTLEPWRYSGRIITFSGQLKWIQAASRPIKQADGSIIWDGLLLDVTERKQAEAAVIQKSQELEKALQDLQQAQLQIVQSEKMSALGNLVAGVAHEMNNPLGFIYASLKLAKPTFTDIVKHLKLYQESLPNPSDEIIDHAVEIDFDYSLEDLPKMIDSMVMACDRLQNISTSLRTFSRADKDYKVPFNIHEGIDSTILILKHRLKANEQRPAIEVITNYATLPQVECFPGQLNQVFMNIMANAIDALEESNTGRSFEEIKVNPNRIIIKTSVENKSVKIAIADNGKGISEEVKQKIFDHLFTTKAVGKGTGLGLAIAKSIVESTHSGKLSFNSVLGEGTEFLIEIPA; encoded by the coding sequence ATGACTCTACATTTGTTTGGGGATTTTATTCAGCATCACCGGGAAGCTCTCAGCGCAGCGATACTAACGCTAAAAGATAGCTATAGGTTGGGCATGGAAACAGGAGATTTTCAAGGCGCTAGCTACAGCATAGTGGGTTACAGCAATATGAGATTCTATAGTGGGGTAGAACTGGACACTTGCGAAGCCGAACTAGCAGCTTACAGCAATGCCTTGGCTCAAGTGAAACAATATTCGGCTCAGGTTTATTTGGATATGACGTGGCAGGCAGTGAAGAATTTCAGGGAAACTCGTATTCTGTCGGATTGCTTAATTGGAACTGCCTACGATGAAACGGTGATGCTTCCTAAGCACCATCAGAACAATGAACTCACTGCGATCGGCGAAATCTATATCCACAAACTGCTGCTTGCCTACTTATGGGGCAATTACGCTGCTGCTTATGAGCATATTGCCCAAACCAAGCCGTATTTGATGGCATTACCGGGATTGATTAATCTTCCCATTTTTCATTTTTATGCAGCACTGACGCACCTAGCACTCTTCCCCACACAGCCAGAACACAAGCAAGCCGAAATTCTCGCGGTTGCACAAACCCATCAAACCACTCTGCACCAGTGGGCGCAAAATGCTCCGATGAATCATTTGCATAAATGGTATTTAGTTGAGGCTGAACGTCATCGGGTTTTGGGGGAAAAAATCGCAGCAATTGAATGTTATGACAGAGCAATTACTCTTGCTCAAGACAATCAATTTGTCAACGAAGAAGCGCTAGCCAATGAACTCGCAGCTAAATTCTATCTCGACTGGGGTAAAGAGCAATTTGCTCAAGTTCACATCACAAATGCTTACTACTGCTACGCTCGCTGGGGAGCATTAGCCAAAGTTAGTCACCTAGAAAAAAGCTATCCCCAATTACTCCAACCCATCCTGCAACAGCAAAGACTCAACCTCAAACACGACGAAACTATTGCCTTTGGTGGCACTTACTCATCTACTCGCACGAATAGCATTGACAGCACCAGTTTTTATCATGTGATAGATTTTACAAGCGTCCTCAAAGCGGCTCAAGCTATTTCCAGTTCTCTGGAATTAGATACACTCATCGCTAGTCTCACTCGCATTATCCTAGAAAACTCTGGTGCAAAAAAATCTGTACTGCTGCTTCCCCAAGATGAGGACATTTGGCAAGTACGAGCAATTACTTATATCGATCAATCAAATGAAGAGACTGATATCAAAAACATTATAACACCACAATTATTAGACAATTGTCAAGATATTCCTGTAAAACTTATCCATTACGTCAAAAATACCCAGCAAACGGTTGTTATAGATCAGCTGCAAACAGAGATCGGGGGTGTTATTGGCAAATATATGCTCGAACATCAACCCAAGAGTGTATTATGTACACCAATTCTCAATCAAGGAAATTTGGTTGGGATTCTTTACCTAGAAAATCAACTGACGAGCGGGGTATTTACTCGCGATCGCCTCAGCATAATTAACTTACTTTGTACTCAAGCCGCGATATCTCTAGAAAATGCTCGACTGTACACTAATCTACACTACAGCGAAGCCCGCTTCCAACGCCTTGCGGAAAATGCTCCAGGGATGATTTATCAATTCCAGCTTTCACCAGATGGTCTAGCCAGATTCAACTACGTTAGTACTGGTTGTTATGAAATTTACGAAATCTCACCAGAGCAAGCGGTAGCTGATGCTAGTAGCTTGAGGTCTTTGACTCATCCAGAGGACATGGCACGTTATCAAGAGTCTATTACCATTTCTGCTCAAACCTTGGAGCCTTGGCGATACTCTGGACGAATTATCACTTTTTCGGGTCAGTTAAAATGGATTCAAGCTGCATCGCGTCCGATTAAACAAGCTGATGGCTCAATTATATGGGATGGCTTGTTGTTAGATGTCACAGAACGCAAACAAGCCGAAGCCGCTGTTATCCAAAAATCCCAAGAATTGGAAAAAGCCCTACAAGATTTACAACAGGCACAACTACAAATTGTCCAAAGTGAGAAAATGTCTGCACTGGGTAACTTAGTTGCAGGGGTAGCTCATGAAATGAATAATCCTTTGGGCTTTATTTATGCCAGCCTTAAACTAGCTAAACCAACATTTACTGATATTGTCAAACACTTAAAACTATATCAAGAAAGTTTACCCAATCCGAGTGATGAAATTATCGACCATGCGGTTGAAATCGACTTTGATTATAGCTTAGAAGACTTACCCAAGATGATTGATTCAATGGTGATGGCGTGCGATCGCCTCCAAAACATTAGCACTAGTTTAAGAACTTTCTCCCGCGCTGATAAAGATTATAAAGTACCATTTAACATCCACGAAGGTATCGACAGTACGATTTTAATTCTCAAACATCGCCTGAAAGCTAACGAACAACGTCCCGCAATTGAAGTGATTACCAACTATGCTACTTTACCTCAAGTTGAGTGTTTTCCTGGGCAATTAAATCAGGTATTTATGAATATTATGGCTAATGCTATTGATGCGTTAGAGGAATCAAATACAGGTCGGAGTTTTGAGGAAATTAAAGTTAATCCCAACCGAATTATTATTAAAACATCTGTGGAGAATAAAAGCGTGAAAATTGCTATTGCTGATAATGGGAAAGGAATTAGTGAAGAAGTGAAACAAAAGATTTTTGACCATTTATTTACTACGAAAGCTGTGGGTAAAGGCACGGGGTTGGGGTTGGCGATCGCAAAGTCTATCGTCGAATCAACTCACAGTGGCAAATTGAGTTTTAACTCTGTTCTGGGTGAGGGGACAGAATTTTTGATTGAAATCCCTGCATAA
- a CDS encoding nucleotidyltransferase domain-containing protein, with product MITLNKPITQLPTKVSRPEIDLLLCCTRTHIDPETAERTNTILQQDIDWAYLLQIADRHRTIPLLYQSFKTTWREAIPETVLTQLQNYYHTNASRNLFLSHELLNLLKLFQSHKIPAIPFKGLVLAISIYDNLAMRQFSDLDILVKQQDIVKVQELLITQKYQLETDHGWQQTFVHSQKPEAVVDLHWELTPLSYFPFKLPDFETLWQRSKFLTLKGESIIDFSSDDLLIILAVQVAREVNEGKGYLAQICDLAELLQIQQTLNWEQLLQKVNSLELKRPFFISLFIVNTLLNTPLPAQLKQAIQEQIQIDPTILIYARRMQKQLFTEIKSPLIIKLFFQHLMINGPLSRMPDRVYLVWQFLSFISRLVIIDSNQADREFFPLPSGLSFLYYLIRPMRLVSRYITNSTYR from the coding sequence ATGATTACCTTAAACAAGCCTATTACTCAATTGCCAACAAAGGTTAGCCGTCCAGAAATTGACCTACTTTTGTGTTGTACCCGAACTCACATAGACCCTGAAACAGCAGAGCGAACTAATACCATACTCCAGCAAGACATAGACTGGGCATATCTCCTGCAAATAGCAGATCGTCATAGGACGATACCACTCCTGTACCAGAGCTTCAAGACGACGTGGAGAGAAGCTATTCCCGAAACAGTATTAACTCAGCTTCAGAATTATTATCACACTAATGCTAGCCGCAACTTATTTTTGAGTCACGAATTGCTTAACCTTCTTAAGCTCTTTCAATCTCACAAAATTCCAGCAATTCCTTTTAAAGGACTTGTTTTAGCTATTTCTATTTATGACAACTTAGCGATGAGGCAGTTTAGCGACCTGGATATTCTGGTGAAACAACAGGATATAGTCAAAGTTCAAGAATTATTGATTACTCAGAAATATCAACTAGAGACTGACCATGGTTGGCAACAAACTTTTGTACATAGTCAAAAACCAGAAGCAGTGGTGGATCTTCACTGGGAACTGACTCCCTTATCTTACTTCCCCTTTAAACTTCCTGATTTTGAAACTTTGTGGCAACGAAGCAAGTTTTTAACTCTCAAAGGTGAATCTATCATCGACTTCTCTTCTGATGATTTGTTGATCATACTCGCTGTACAAGTTGCCAGAGAAGTTAATGAAGGTAAAGGGTATTTAGCTCAGATTTGCGATTTAGCTGAATTATTGCAAATTCAACAGACATTGAATTGGGAACAATTATTGCAGAAAGTAAACAGTCTGGAACTTAAAAGACCATTTTTTATTAGTCTGTTTATAGTTAACACTCTCCTGAATACCCCTTTGCCAGCCCAACTAAAGCAGGCTATTCAAGAACAGATCCAAATCGATCCAACAATTTTAATTTATGCTAGACGGATGCAGAAACAGCTTTTCACGGAAATTAAAAGTCCACTAATAATTAAACTTTTTTTTCAGCACCTAATGATAAATGGTCCACTCAGCAGAATGCCAGATCGTGTTTATCTGGTGTGGCAATTTTTGAGTTTTATAAGCAGGCTGGTAATCATTGATAGCAATCAAGCAGATCGAGAATTTTTTCCATTGCCATCTGGTCTTTCTTTCCTATACTACTTAATCCGACCAATGCGATTGGTAAGCAGATACATAACTAATAGTACATACAGATGA
- a CDS encoding ABC transporter ATP-binding protein, whose amino-acid sequence MKPGKTLRYKIQHSLRILPALRLVWQSSPRLTIALVALLVIQGLLPLFSLYLTKLIVDTIAASVNVADKGAAFNQVLLLLGFFVAITLVTTLCSSLTELVYAAQSQQLTDYMQNILHAKSIEVDLEYYENSEYYDALQRAQKEAPSRPGQILHRLAWLCLSSISLVAMLGLLLSLHWGIGVILFVAAIPALVVRMKYSGIMYHWQRQKTAQERQAGYLSQILTTEQYAKEIRLFDLGSFFSQWYLRVRRQLYQENIAMTKRQSVANLGAQATATTLVFAAYGFIIYQTMQGTIRFGDLVLYYQALQRGQNDLKSLLSGLSGLYEDNLFLANLYEFLDLKPKVVEPSNPKPLPIPMKKGIVFNHVSFQYATTKRQALQNINLTIRPGEVVALVGENGSGKTTLIKLLCRLYDPTFGSITIDGIDLRQFEIAGLRRQISVIFQDYTKYHLTAKENIWLANINLPFNYEKITAAARRSGADDVISKLPRGYDTILGKLFEQGEELSIGQWQKIALARAFLRDSQLIVLDEPTSALDPKAEEEVFQNFRQLIKNQAAILISHRLSTVRMADCIYVLANGSIVESGTHEELINMGGSYANLFKTQAQHYK is encoded by the coding sequence ATGAAACCAGGCAAAACTTTAAGATATAAAATCCAGCACAGCTTACGCATTCTGCCTGCCTTGCGCCTAGTCTGGCAAAGTAGTCCTCGTTTGACTATTGCTTTGGTTGCACTTTTGGTTATTCAAGGTTTATTGCCTCTATTCTCTCTTTACCTCACCAAACTCATCGTAGATACAATAGCTGCCAGCGTTAATGTTGCCGACAAAGGAGCCGCCTTTAATCAAGTATTACTTTTGCTTGGCTTTTTTGTTGCTATCACCCTGGTAACTACCCTGTGTTCTTCCCTGACTGAACTGGTGTATGCCGCCCAATCTCAGCAACTCACTGACTACATGCAAAACATCCTCCATGCCAAATCAATTGAGGTAGACCTGGAGTATTATGAAAACTCTGAATATTATGATGCCTTGCAGCGAGCGCAAAAAGAAGCTCCTTCTCGACCAGGGCAAATCCTACATCGTTTGGCATGGCTATGCTTGAGTAGTATCTCTTTGGTGGCGATGCTGGGGTTACTACTGTCATTGCATTGGGGAATAGGAGTTATCTTATTTGTTGCCGCGATTCCGGCCCTGGTAGTGCGGATGAAATATTCCGGTATCATGTATCATTGGCAGCGTCAAAAGACCGCCCAGGAAAGGCAAGCAGGGTACTTGAGCCAGATACTGACTACCGAGCAATACGCTAAAGAAATTCGCTTGTTTGATTTGGGTTCTTTCTTTAGTCAGTGGTATCTGCGCGTGCGGCGTCAACTATATCAGGAAAACATAGCCATGACCAAAAGACAGTCTGTGGCTAATCTTGGTGCCCAAGCAACGGCGACAACTTTAGTTTTTGCTGCCTATGGTTTCATTATTTATCAAACCATGCAAGGCACTATCCGCTTTGGTGACTTAGTATTATATTACCAGGCATTGCAACGAGGACAAAATGACCTAAAAAGTCTCTTGAGTGGTTTGTCTGGTCTATATGAAGACAACCTATTTCTCGCTAACTTATATGAATTTCTAGACCTGAAACCAAAGGTTGTAGAACCGTCAAATCCGAAACCTCTTCCCATACCAATGAAAAAGGGGATTGTGTTTAATCATGTCAGTTTCCAATATGCAACTACGAAGCGTCAGGCACTTCAGAATATTAATCTGACTATTCGCCCAGGAGAAGTGGTGGCGTTGGTAGGAGAAAACGGCTCTGGCAAGACTACTTTAATTAAGCTTTTGTGTCGCTTATACGATCCCACTTTTGGTAGTATTACCATTGATGGCATAGATTTACGCCAATTTGAAATTGCTGGTCTCCGGCGTCAAATTAGTGTGATTTTTCAAGACTATACGAAATATCATCTGACTGCTAAAGAAAATATTTGGTTGGCAAATATCAATCTGCCATTCAACTACGAAAAAATCACCGCCGCTGCCCGTCGTTCCGGTGCTGATGATGTCATTAGCAAGTTACCTCGAGGTTACGATACTATACTGGGTAAATTATTTGAACAAGGGGAAGAATTGAGCATCGGTCAGTGGCAAAAAATCGCTTTGGCAAGGGCATTTTTGCGAGATTCACAGTTAATCGTGTTAGATGAACCGACTAGCGCTTTAGACCCGAAAGCTGAAGAAGAGGTATTTCAGAATTTCCGCCAACTGATTAAAAATCAAGCTGCTATCCTCATCAGCCATCGCTTATCAACCGTTAGAATGGCTGACTGCATCTATGTGCTGGCAAACGGTTCAATTGTTGAAAGTGGTACTCATGAGGAACTGATAAATATGGGTGGTAGCTATGCAAACTTGTTTAAAACCCAAGCCCAACACTATAAGTAA
- a CDS encoding lasso peptide biosynthesis B2 protein, whose protein sequence is MKHLSKFIKLAYQEKKLLINTFFLLILVRLGLWLLSFKTLQQLLSSISNAKPKCQEKDHISIDKIIWAVEVSSHYMPGVKCLARALTCQLFMSRHGYTSNLCIGVAKGQEGELKAHAWLENQGQVVIGDVADLSNFSQLASFAKEHL, encoded by the coding sequence ATGAAGCATTTATCTAAATTTATTAAGCTAGCTTATCAGGAAAAAAAACTTTTAATTAACACTTTTTTTCTATTAATATTAGTCAGATTAGGTTTGTGGTTGCTGTCATTCAAAACCTTGCAGCAACTTCTATCAAGCATCAGTAATGCCAAACCTAAATGCCAAGAAAAAGACCACATCTCTATTGACAAAATTATCTGGGCTGTTGAAGTGAGTAGTCATTATATGCCTGGTGTCAAGTGTCTGGCGCGTGCCTTGACTTGCCAGTTATTCATGAGTCGCCACGGTTATACATCTAATCTCTGCATTGGTGTTGCCAAAGGTCAAGAAGGAGAGTTAAAGGCTCATGCGTGGTTAGAAAATCAGGGACAGGTTGTAATTGGGGATGTTGCAGACCTTTCTAATTTTAGCCAACTGGCATCTTTTGCAAAAGAGCATCTTTAA